CCACACCAATCCCGATTGTGGAAAAAGCCTACGGCATCCACGTGGCCATGCTCGCCGACAAAACCCTGCTCGACAGCGCCAGTTTCATCCTCGTGGTGCGCGCCGACGTGCCCGGCGAAACCCTGCGCGCACGCTTCGGCCAGCAGAGCAAAGTCGGCCCGGTGGAGCACATCCGCGACATGGTCAACCTGCAACTGCCAGGCATTGGCCTGCTGCCGTTGCCGGTTGCGCCACGCCAGATCCCTTACCACGCAGGCTCCACCTATTACGAGCTGGACCGTGGCAGCGAGCACTGGCAGCAACTGAACAACTCCGGCGGGTTTGCCTTCCATATCGCCGGGCAGTTCCCGGGCTTGAACCTGGCCTTTTGGGCGATCCGAGGATAATCCGCGATGCATCCCAATGATGATGACCGCACCCAGTTCATGCCGCGCCCAGGTGGCCGTGCGCCAGAACCTGCACGAGCTGAGCCGGCACCGCTGTCGATGCCGGCGGCACCGATTCTCACCGGCAAAAGCCAGGGCCTCAACCCGCTGGAAAGCGCCGCCGGGCCGTTGTTGGCGTTGTTGACGCGCCTGCGCAACACCATCGCCCACCCAGCGCCGGCCAGCCTGCGTGCGCAGTTGCTGGCCTACCTGCGCCAGTTCGAAGAACGCGCCGAGGCCGCCGGCGTGGCGCGCAACGAAGTGCTGCTGGCGCGTTACGCGCTGTGTACGGCGCTCGATGAAGCCGTGCTCAGCACGCCGTGGGGCAGTGCCAGCGACTGGGGCAAGCAGAGCTTGTTGATCACCGTGCACAACGAAGCCTGGGGCGGCGAGAAAGTCTTCCAGTTGCTCGACCATTGCCTGCAAAGCCCGCGTGAGCGCCTGTGCCTGCTGGAGCTGTTGTACCTGTGCATGTGCCTGGGTTTTGAAGGCCGCTACCGCGTGATGAATGACGGGCGCAGCCAATTGGAAGCCCTGCGTGAGCGCACCGCCGCCGCCATTCGCAGTGCGCGTGGCGAGCACGAGCGCGAGCTGTCGCCGCATTGGCGCGGCGTGACCGTGGCGCGTGATCGCCTGGCGCAGTTCATGCCGCCGTGGATCGCCGTGGCCATTGGCCTGGCGCTGCTGCTGGCGTTGCTGTTTGGCTTGCGCATGAAGCTGGCGTCGGATGCGGAGCCGGTGTTCAAGAATATCCATGCCCTGGGCGAGATTCCGGTGCAGGCCATCGACCGCCCGGTGGCGCAGCCCAAAGTCATCGAGCGGCCGCGTTTGGCCGGCTTCCTGGTGGAAGACATCAAGGCGGGCCGCGTGGCGGTGGAAGACAAGGTTGACCGTTCCGTAGTGACGATCCGCGGTGATGAACTGTTCGCGTCTGCCAGCTCCAGCATCCGCGATGACTTCGAGCCACTGATGCTGCGCATCGCCGACGCCATCCGCAAGGTCAAGGGCCAGGTACGCGTCACCGGCCATAGCGACAATCGCCCGATTGCCACGCTGCGTTTCCCGTCCAACTGGGCATTGTCCGAAGCACGCGCCAAGTCGGTGCTGGAAATTCTGGCGGCCAAGACCGGCCAGGCGGATCGCTTCAGCGCCGAAGGCCGCAGCGACACCGAGCCGGTGGCTACCAACAGCACTGCCGAAGGCCGTGCCCGCAATCGTCGGGTTGAAATCACCGTATTGGCGGAGGGCGTCGAGTGAAGGCGTTTTTCAGTTTCATGATTCGCTGGGTGATCCCCGTGCTGGGCCTGATTGCCCTGAGCCTGATCATCTGGTTTGTGGGGCCGTTGCTCGATGTGCTGATGCCGGAAGGGCGGCGCTGGGCGCTGATCATTCTGGTGTTTGCGCTGTGGATCGCCTACCGCGTAGTGCGCATTATCCAGGCGCGCCGCCAGGCCGCCGAAGTGATGCGCAGCCTCGCCGCCGAAACCCCGGCCGACCCCAACAGCGTGGCCACGGCCGAAGAGTTGTCGACCTTGCGCCAGCGCATGGACGAAGCCCTGACCTTGCTGAAAAAGGCCAAGCTCGGCGGTGATGAGCGCCGCAACCTCTATGAGCTGCCGTGGTACGTGATCATCGGCCCGCCGGGTTCGGGCAAGACCACCGCGCTGGTCAATTCGGGCCTGCACTTTCCACTGGCTGCCCAGTTGGGCGCCGGTGCCGTGCGCGGCGTTGGCGGTACGCGCAACTGTGATTGGTGGTTTACCGACCAGGCCGTTTTGCTCGATACCGCTGGCCGCTACACCACCCAGGACAGCAACTCCACAGTGGATAAAGCTGCATGGCTGGGCTTTCTCGACCTGCTGAAAAAGCAGCGTTCGCGTCGCCCGATTGATGGCGCGTTTATCGCCATCAGCCTGTCGGATCTGCTGCTCGGTACGGATGCCGAACGCGCCGCCCATGCGGCCGCGATTCGCCTGCGGATCCAGGAGCTATACACCCAGTTGGGCGTGCGTTTCCCGATCTACCTGATGCTGACCAAGCTCGATCTGGTGCCGGGCTTTATGGAGTTCTTCGACAACCTGAGCAAGGAAGACCGCGCCCAGGTGTGGGGCATGACCTTCGCCCTGGACGACGGCAAAAACAGCGACAGCCCGTTGGCCCATCTGCAAAGCGAATTCGCGGGGCTTGAACAGCGCCTTAACGAACGGCTGGTGGAGCGTCTGCAACAAGAGCGCGACCCGGCACGGCGCGACCTGATCTACGGCTTCCCGCAGCAGTTCGGCGCGTTGAAAGATTGCCTGCAAAGCTTCCTCGAAGGCGTGTTCAAACCCAATGCCTTCGAAGAGCGCGTGTTGTTGCGCGGCGTGTACTTCACCAGCGGCACCCAGGAAGGCAGCCCGATTGATCGCCTGATCGGCGCCATGGCCCAGAGCATGAACCTGGACCGCCAGCACCTGGCGCGCCAGAGCGGCACCGGGCGCAGTTATTTCATCGAAAAACTGTTCACCGCCGTGGCGTTTGCCGAGCGTGGGTTGGTAGGTGTGAACCCGAAAGTCGAGCGCCGCCGCAAGTGGATTGCACGCGGTGTGCTGGCAGCTACCGTCGCCTTGGTGGTGGTGGTCAGTGGCCTGTGGTGGGTAAGTTATCGCGCCAACCAGGCGTATATCGCTCAGGTTGATCAGAAGGTCGCGCCGCTGGGCCAGGCCGTACAGAACCTCAGCCCGGCGCAGCGCGAAGTGCTGGCAGTGTTGCCGCTGCTCAACGCGGTGAAGAGCCTTGCGGGTGATTCGCCAAGCTGGTCTGAAGGCCTGGGCCTGTATCAGGGCGATATGCTTGAAGCCGAATCCGCCAGCGTCTACCGCAAGCTGTTGATCGCCGTGTTCGCGCCGCGACTCGTGACGCGCATCGAAGAACAACTGCACGGCGGCGGCACGTCCGACTTCCTTTACGAGGGTCTCAAGGCCTACCTGATGCTCGCCGACAGCGAGCATTACGACCCGGACTTCATCAAGGCCTGGATCGCCCTGGACTGGGACCGCAACCTGCCACGTGACCTGCCGGCCGATCAGCGCCAGGCGTTGACCGGGCACTTGCAGGCGCTGTTCGACCGCCACCCGCCCAATGCGCGTCTTGACCCACGCTTGATCGACGACCTGCGTCGCCAGTTGCAACAACTGCCGGTTGCACAGCGTGTTTACGACCGGGTCAAACGCCAGAAACTGCCCGAGGGCATTGCGGACTTTCGCCTCAACGAAGCCGCCGGCCGTGATGCTGCGCTGGTGTTCAGCCGTAAAAGCGGTAAGCCATTGGGCGAACCACTGAGCGGGTTTTTCACCGCCAAAGGCTATCGCCAGGCGTTCCTGCTGAGCAGTCTGAACCAGACCGGTACCCTGGCCGAAGAGCAATGGGTGCTGGGCCGCGAGCAAGCCGATCAGCAGAACGTGGTGAGCCTGGCCGCCGATGTGCGCCGCCTGTACTTCCAGGACTACCAGCGCCAGTGGGATGCGTTGCTTGCAGACATCGACTTTGTGCCGATCACCAGCGTGGCCCAGGCGGCCGATGTGCTGCGGGTAATTTCCGGCCCGACCTCGCCGCTGAAAAAACTGCTGGTAGCTGTCGCCAAAGAGACTGACCTGCAGGCTGAAGAACGCCAACTGGCCGCCAAAGGCGTGCCGGTAGAAGGCGGTGTCGACAAGCTCAAGGAGCGCCTCGGCAGCCTGCTCGGCCAGGAGCAAGCGACGGCCAATGCACCTGCCGCTGCGGATGACCCGGTGACCGCGCACTTTGCCGAACTCAATAGCATCGTCAGCAAAAACGAAGGCGAACCGGCGGCCATCGACGGTCTGCTGGCGGACATGAACGCGCTGTATGTGCAAGTCAGCGCCATGGTCGGCGCCAGTGGCGACGCCTTGCTCGGCGAGGCCAAGAACCAGGCGGCGGCTGCGGCCACGCGGGTCAGCCTGAATGCCGAACGCCAGCCGCCGCTGGTGCAGGGCATGGTCAAGTCGGTGGTCAACTCCACCACCAACAGCATGATGGGCGGGGTGCGTAACCAACTGAATGCGGCGTGGGTGAGCGAAGTGGTCAACGTGTATCGCCAATCGTTGGCGGGGCGTTATCCGATGTCGCCGGGCAGTGCACGGGACGCCACGCTGGATGACTTCGGCCAGTTCTTCGGCGTGGGCGGGGTGATGGATAACTACTTCCGCAAATACCTGCAGCCTTACGTGGATACGTCCGCGCAGACCTGGCGCTGGCAGCCGGGCGCGGCGCAGAAGCTTGGGATTGCGCCGGGCGTGCTGCAAACCTTCCAGCGTGCGGCGGCTATTCGTGACGCGTTCTTTAGATCGGGGGGCACCCAGCCGATCGTGCGTTTCGAGCTCAAACCGGTGTCGATGGACCCGACCATCACCCAGTTCCTGCTCGACCTCGACGGCCAGCAACTGAGCTACGACCACGGCCCAAGCCGTCCGGTGGCGATGCAATGGCCGAACCCCGGCAGCATTGGCGTGGTGCGTATTTCGATCACGCCGCCGTCAGCCAGTGGCCGTTCCGGCGTGACCCTGGACGGCCCGTGGGCATGGTTCCGTCTGCTGGAGCAATCGGACCTGAGCGCCGGCAATTCGCCGGACCGCTTCAACCTGCGTCTGCGGGTCGACGGCGCGAGCATTGCCTACGAGTTGCGCGCCAACAGCGCCTTCAACCCGTTCAAGAGTCGCGTACTCAGTGGCTTCAGCCTGCCGGAGCGGTTATGACCACGCTGGGCTTCTACGGCAAATTGGCCAGCCGCGGTGACTTCGTCAGCCGCGCCTTGCCGCAGAGTTTTATCGGCCCGTGGGACAGTTGGCTGGCGGCAGGTTTGCTCGCCAGCCAGAGCAGCCTGGGCGGCGATTGGCTCAATGTGTACCTGGTCAGCCCGTTGTGGCGTTTTGTGTTGGCGCCGGGCGTGTGCGGGCCGGACGCGGCGGCAGGCGTGGTGATGCCGAGCATTGATCGGGTCGGGCGCTATTTCCCGTTGGCGGTGGTGGCGTTGCTTGATCACGAGACTAATCCGGCGTCCCTGGTGGGCGGCCCGGATACGTGGTTTGAGCAGGCTGAAGCGCTGTTGCTCAGCACGCTGGAGGCTGGCGCTACGTTTGAAGGCTTCAACGATGGCGTCGACAGCCTGGGCATCCCGGCCAGTGAACAACGCGCGGTCGACAGTCGCTTCGCGGGCCTGCAGCGGGTCGCCGCCACCGTGCCCCACAGCCGCATGACCGCACTGGCCGAGCAGGCCTGTGAAGGCGCCAGCCTGTGGTGGGGCCGTGGTTCAGAACGTATTTCCCCAGGTTTATTGCGGTGCCAGGGTTTGCCTGCTGCCGGCGATTTTGCGCAGTTTTTGCTCGGACAAGAAGGTGTGGTGTAGATGGGGGCGACGTTTAAATCAGCGAGCAAAAGCCATGTGGGCATGGTGCGTCAGGTCAATGAAGATGCGTGCCTGGACCTGCCGGAAAACCGCCTGTGGGTGGTAGCCGATGGCATGGGTGGGCATGCGGCCGGCGATTACGTCAGCAGCCTGATCGTCGACAGCCTGCGCAATGTGCCGGTGGGGCGCTCTCTGGATGAATACTCGGCGGCCCTGCGCAATGACCTGATCCGCATCAACGCCAGCGTGCGTGAAGAAACCGCCAACCGTGGCGTGACCATGATGGGCAGTACCGTAGTGGTGCTCGCCGCACGTGGCCTGCGTGGCGTGTGTTTATGGGCCGGCGACAGTCGCCTGTACCGCCTGCGCGAGGGGCAGTTGGACAGCATTTCCCGCGACCACAGCTACGTGCAAGACCTGCAAGACAGCGGCCTGCTCAGCGAAGCCGACGCGCGCGTGCACCCTCGCGCCAATATCGTCACCCGCGCGGTGGGCGTGGAAGCCCAGCTGGAAGTGGCGGTGGCTGACCTGCTGATCGCTCCCGGCGACAGCTACCTGCTGTGCAGCGATGGCCTGAACAAGACCGTCGAAGACCATGAGATCCGCGAAGTA
The window above is part of the Pseudomonas sp. KBS0710 genome. Proteins encoded here:
- the tssM gene encoding type VI secretion system membrane subunit TssM, whose product is MKAFFSFMIRWVIPVLGLIALSLIIWFVGPLLDVLMPEGRRWALIILVFALWIAYRVVRIIQARRQAAEVMRSLAAETPADPNSVATAEELSTLRQRMDEALTLLKKAKLGGDERRNLYELPWYVIIGPPGSGKTTALVNSGLHFPLAAQLGAGAVRGVGGTRNCDWWFTDQAVLLDTAGRYTTQDSNSTVDKAAWLGFLDLLKKQRSRRPIDGAFIAISLSDLLLGTDAERAAHAAAIRLRIQELYTQLGVRFPIYLMLTKLDLVPGFMEFFDNLSKEDRAQVWGMTFALDDGKNSDSPLAHLQSEFAGLEQRLNERLVERLQQERDPARRDLIYGFPQQFGALKDCLQSFLEGVFKPNAFEERVLLRGVYFTSGTQEGSPIDRLIGAMAQSMNLDRQHLARQSGTGRSYFIEKLFTAVAFAERGLVGVNPKVERRRKWIARGVLAATVALVVVVSGLWWVSYRANQAYIAQVDQKVAPLGQAVQNLSPAQREVLAVLPLLNAVKSLAGDSPSWSEGLGLYQGDMLEAESASVYRKLLIAVFAPRLVTRIEEQLHGGGTSDFLYEGLKAYLMLADSEHYDPDFIKAWIALDWDRNLPRDLPADQRQALTGHLQALFDRHPPNARLDPRLIDDLRRQLQQLPVAQRVYDRVKRQKLPEGIADFRLNEAAGRDAALVFSRKSGKPLGEPLSGFFTAKGYRQAFLLSSLNQTGTLAEEQWVLGREQADQQNVVSLAADVRRLYFQDYQRQWDALLADIDFVPITSVAQAADVLRVISGPTSPLKKLLVAVAKETDLQAEERQLAAKGVPVEGGVDKLKERLGSLLGQEQATANAPAAADDPVTAHFAELNSIVSKNEGEPAAIDGLLADMNALYVQVSAMVGASGDALLGEAKNQAAAAATRVSLNAERQPPLVQGMVKSVVNSTTNSMMGGVRNQLNAAWVSEVVNVYRQSLAGRYPMSPGSARDATLDDFGQFFGVGGVMDNYFRKYLQPYVDTSAQTWRWQPGAAQKLGIAPGVLQTFQRAAAIRDAFFRSGGTQPIVRFELKPVSMDPTITQFLLDLDGQQLSYDHGPSRPVAMQWPNPGSIGVVRISITPPSASGRSGVTLDGPWAWFRLLEQSDLSAGNSPDRFNLRLRVDGASIAYELRANSAFNPFKSRVLSGFSLPERL
- the tagF gene encoding type VI secretion system-associated protein TagF, translated to MTTLGFYGKLASRGDFVSRALPQSFIGPWDSWLAAGLLASQSSLGGDWLNVYLVSPLWRFVLAPGVCGPDAAAGVVMPSIDRVGRYFPLAVVALLDHETNPASLVGGPDTWFEQAEALLLSTLEAGATFEGFNDGVDSLGIPASEQRAVDSRFAGLQRVAATVPHSRMTALAEQACEGASLWWGRGSERISPGLLRCQGLPAAGDFAQFLLGQEGVV
- a CDS encoding PP2C family serine/threonine-protein phosphatase — translated: MGATFKSASKSHVGMVRQVNEDACLDLPENRLWVVADGMGGHAAGDYVSSLIVDSLRNVPVGRSLDEYSAALRNDLIRINASVREETANRGVTMMGSTVVVLAARGLRGVCLWAGDSRLYRLREGQLDSISRDHSYVQDLQDSGLLSEADARVHPRANIVTRAVGVEAQLEVAVADLLIAPGDSYLLCSDGLNKTVEDHEIREVLGHDAPDEIVRSLVHLGLNRGAPDNITAIVVKVSP
- a CDS encoding DotU family type VI secretion system protein, whose amino-acid sequence is MHPNDDDRTQFMPRPGGRAPEPARAEPAPLSMPAAPILTGKSQGLNPLESAAGPLLALLTRLRNTIAHPAPASLRAQLLAYLRQFEERAEAAGVARNEVLLARYALCTALDEAVLSTPWGSASDWGKQSLLITVHNEAWGGEKVFQLLDHCLQSPRERLCLLELLYLCMCLGFEGRYRVMNDGRSQLEALRERTAAAIRSARGEHERELSPHWRGVTVARDRLAQFMPPWIAVAIGLALLLALLFGLRMKLASDAEPVFKNIHALGEIPVQAIDRPVAQPKVIERPRLAGFLVEDIKAGRVAVEDKVDRSVVTIRGDELFASASSSIRDDFEPLMLRIADAIRKVKGQVRVTGHSDNRPIATLRFPSNWALSEARAKSVLEILAAKTGQADRFSAEGRSDTEPVATNSTAEGRARNRRVEITVLAEGVE